One Qiania dongpingensis genomic window carries:
- the rpmE gene encoding 50S ribosomal protein L31, which produces MREGIHPDYHQAKVVCNCGNEFVTGSTKEDIHVEICSKCHPFYTGQQKAASARGRIEKFNRKYGVNTEK; this is translated from the coding sequence ATGAGAGAAGGAATCCATCCTGATTATCATCAGGCAAAGGTTGTGTGTAACTGCGGAAATGAATTCGTGACTGGCTCCACAAAGGAAGACATTCACGTAGAGATCTGTTCCAAATGCCATCCGTTCTATACAGGACAGCAGAAAGCTGCGTCGGCCCGCGGACGTATCGAGAAGTTTAACCGTAAGTATGGTGTGAACACAGAAAAATAA
- the prfA gene encoding peptide chain release factor 1, whose amino-acid sequence MFDRLDDILVRFEEIMEELNNPYVVEDQTKFRRLMKEQTDLAPIVEAYKEYKGARQDAEDSLAMLESENDEEMREMLKEELASAKERIEELEKELKILLLPKDPNDDKNVIVEIRAGAGGDEAALFSAELYRMYSRFAERNRWKVEMISVNESGIGGMKEVIFMISGHGAYSKLKYESGVHRVQRVPATESGGRIHTSTSTVAIMPEAEEVDVQIDMNDCKFDVFRASGNGGQCVNTTDSAVRLTHIPTGIVISCQDEKSQLKNKDKALKVLRSRLYDLELAKKQNAEAEERRSQIGTGDRSEKIRTYNFPQGRVTEHRIKLTLYKIDSIMDGDLYEIIDSLIAADQAAKLSSLQEI is encoded by the coding sequence ATGTTCGACAGGCTGGATGATATTCTTGTTCGGTTCGAGGAAATAATGGAAGAGCTGAATAATCCTTATGTGGTGGAGGACCAGACGAAGTTTCGCAGGCTGATGAAGGAGCAGACGGATTTGGCTCCTATTGTGGAGGCATATAAGGAGTACAAGGGAGCCAGACAGGACGCGGAGGACAGTCTGGCGATGCTGGAGAGTGAGAACGACGAGGAGATGCGTGAGATGCTCAAAGAAGAGCTGGCATCCGCGAAGGAAAGGATAGAAGAACTGGAAAAGGAGCTTAAGATCCTGCTTCTTCCCAAGGACCCCAATGACGATAAGAATGTTATTGTGGAGATCCGCGCCGGCGCCGGCGGGGATGAAGCGGCTCTGTTTTCCGCGGAGCTTTACCGGATGTACAGCCGTTTCGCGGAGCGAAACCGCTGGAAGGTGGAGATGATCAGCGTGAATGAGAGCGGGATTGGCGGCATGAAAGAAGTGATCTTCATGATCTCCGGCCACGGCGCCTATTCTAAGCTCAAGTATGAGAGCGGAGTCCACCGGGTACAGCGCGTGCCGGCCACGGAATCCGGCGGCCGCATCCACACTTCGACCAGCACGGTTGCGATCATGCCGGAGGCGGAAGAGGTGGATGTCCAGATCGATATGAACGATTGTAAATTTGATGTGTTCCGTGCTTCAGGAAACGGCGGGCAGTGTGTAAATACGACGGACTCGGCAGTCCGGCTGACCCACATCCCCACCGGAATCGTGATTTCCTGCCAGGATGAGAAATCACAGCTTAAAAACAAAGATAAGGCGCTGAAGGTGCTGCGTTCCCGGCTGTATGACCTGGAGCTGGCAAAGAAGCAGAATGCGGAAGCGGAAGAAAGAAGAAGTCAAATTGGAACGGGCGACCGCTCTGAGAAGATCAGGACGTATAATTTTCCTCAGGGACGAGTGACAGAGCACAGGATTAAGCTGACCCTTTACAAGATCGATT
- a CDS encoding DUF1385 domain-containing protein → MRSSGIGGQAVIEGVMMRNKDVYAVAVRKPDQEIEVAVDTYQSFTEKHKAFNIPFIRGIFNFVDSLRLGMKILTFSASFYEEEEEKEKDEKEKKKESVIMGITMCVSVILAVGIFMVLPLFLASLFRSFIGSRALMGLIEGLIRLAIFIGYVLLISLMKDIRRVFMYHGAEHKCINCVEHGLELNVENVRKSSKRHKRCGTSFLLFVVIVSIVFSMVIQTDVVWLRVVLRILLIPVIAGISYEILKLAGSSENWLINLISKPGLWLQGLTTREPDDDMIEVAIRSVEEVFDWKKYEEENFGRTYS, encoded by the coding sequence ATGAGATCATCGGGTATCGGAGGCCAGGCGGTTATAGAAGGCGTTATGATGCGGAACAAGGATGTATACGCCGTCGCGGTCAGAAAACCAGATCAGGAAATAGAAGTAGCGGTTGACACATATCAGTCATTTACAGAAAAACACAAGGCATTTAACATTCCTTTCATAAGAGGAATTTTTAATTTTGTGGATTCTCTTCGTCTGGGCATGAAGATCCTCACATTTTCCGCCAGCTTTTACGAGGAGGAAGAGGAAAAAGAAAAGGATGAAAAGGAGAAAAAGAAAGAAAGCGTCATCATGGGAATCACCATGTGCGTATCAGTCATTTTAGCAGTGGGAATCTTTATGGTCCTTCCTCTCTTCCTGGCCAGCCTGTTCCGGAGTTTTATCGGATCCAGAGCGCTCATGGGCCTGATCGAGGGACTGATCCGACTGGCTATATTCATCGGATATGTGCTTTTGATCTCTCTGATGAAGGATATCCGAAGGGTATTCATGTACCATGGGGCCGAGCATAAATGTATAAATTGTGTAGAGCATGGGCTGGAGCTTAACGTGGAAAATGTAAGGAAGAGCTCCAAGCGCCATAAACGCTGCGGGACAAGCTTTTTATTGTTTGTGGTCATTGTGAGTATTGTATTCTCCATGGTCATCCAGACCGATGTGGTGTGGCTCAGAGTCGTACTGCGTATCCTGCTCATTCCTGTGATTGCGGGCATCTCTTACGAAATCCTTAAGCTTGCCGGAAGCAGTGAGAATTGGCTGATAAATCTGATCAGCAAGCCGGGGCTCTGGCTGCAGGGCCTCACGACCAGAGAACCGGATGATGATATGATCGAGGTGGCCATTCGCTCCGTGGAAGAGGTCTTTGACTGGAAAAAGTACGAAGAAGAAAATTTCGGCAGGACATATTCTTAG
- the rho gene encoding transcription termination factor Rho, which produces MREKLETLSLAQLRGIAKDFGVKNITAQRKAELISCILEANETKEKEEETAAVPSVRRQPSVAPNINPEELQNLDSGIPAHGILEVMPDGFGFIRCENYLPGENDVYVSPSQIRRFNLKTGDIVSGSKRVKTSSEKFAALLYVSKINGLPVGIAEKRPNFEDLTPIFPNSRIHLEMSGGSIAMRIVDLLSPIGKGQRGMIASQPKAGKTTLLKEVAKAVTCNHRDMHLIVLLIDERPEEVTDIKESIEGPNVEVIYSTFDELPEHHKRVSEMVLERAKRLVEHKRDVVILLDSITRLARAYNLTVAPSGRTLSGGLDPAALHMPKRFFGAARNMREGGSLTILATALVETGSRMDDVVFEEFKGTGNMELMLNRKLSEKRIFPAIDILKSGTRRDDLLLTKEEQAAVETVRKATGGMKSDEAVERILDLFKHTRNNKEFMDMVGKMKI; this is translated from the coding sequence ATGAGGGAGAAACTGGAAACCCTGTCTCTGGCGCAGCTGCGCGGAATTGCAAAAGACTTCGGGGTTAAAAATATCACGGCACAGAGAAAGGCGGAGCTTATCAGCTGTATTCTGGAAGCCAATGAAACAAAAGAAAAAGAAGAGGAAACGGCCGCCGTTCCTTCTGTCAGGAGACAGCCCTCTGTGGCGCCGAACATCAATCCTGAAGAGCTTCAGAATCTGGACAGCGGAATTCCAGCGCATGGAATCCTGGAAGTAATGCCGGACGGGTTCGGTTTTATCCGGTGTGAAAACTATCTGCCCGGTGAGAATGACGTTTACGTCTCCCCTTCTCAGATACGCCGATTCAACCTGAAGACAGGAGACATCGTCAGCGGAAGCAAACGGGTAAAAACCTCTTCGGAGAAATTTGCTGCGCTTTTATACGTTTCCAAGATCAATGGACTGCCGGTCGGAATCGCGGAAAAAAGACCGAATTTTGAAGATTTGACCCCTATCTTCCCCAATTCCAGGATACATCTGGAGATGTCTGGAGGGAGCATAGCCATGCGTATCGTGGATCTGCTGTCTCCCATCGGCAAGGGGCAGAGGGGGATGATAGCTTCCCAGCCCAAAGCCGGAAAGACCACGCTGTTAAAGGAAGTCGCCAAGGCGGTGACCTGCAACCATAGGGATATGCACTTGATCGTGCTGCTGATAGATGAACGCCCGGAGGAAGTGACGGACATCAAAGAGTCCATTGAAGGACCCAACGTGGAGGTCATCTATTCCACCTTTGACGAACTGCCGGAGCATCATAAACGTGTTTCGGAGATGGTTCTGGAAAGGGCAAAGCGCCTGGTGGAGCATAAGCGCGACGTGGTGATCCTGCTGGACAGCATCACAAGGCTGGCAAGGGCCTATAACCTGACGGTAGCCCCCAGCGGCAGAACCCTGTCGGGCGGTCTTGATCCGGCGGCGCTCCACATGCCGAAACGGTTTTTCGGAGCCGCGAGGAACATGCGGGAGGGCGGAAGCCTGACCATATTGGCTACGGCGCTTGTCGAGACCGGAAGCCGTATGGATGACGTGGTGTTTGAGGAGTTTAAAGGTACAGGAAACATGGAGCTTATGCTGAACCGGAAGCTGTCGGAGAAGCGTATTTTTCCGGCCATCGATATCTTGAAATCCGGTACCCGCAGAGATGACCTGCTTCTCACAAAGGAAGAGCAGGCGGCAGTGGAGACCGTGCGGAAAGCCACAGGCGGAATGAAGTCCGATGAGGCGGTGGAGAGGATCCTGGACTTGTTCAAACATACGAGAAACAATAAGGAATTCATGGATATGGTCGGCAAGATGAAAATATAA
- the prmC gene encoding peptide chain release factor N(5)-glutamine methyltransferase: MERRTYGGLLKEAETYLFGHHVEEWRLDAWYLFSSCFSMDRAKYYIKRDCTAEEEEVDAVAQFRAMVERRGARIPLQHIIGEQEFMGLSFRVNEHVLIPRQDTETLVELVLEDVKRTRARNERLRVLDLCTGSGCIGISLAYYLRMYPELQVTLSDISADALRVARDNVCRLGCGDCCRVLQSDLFGAFKGNPGERFQIIVSNPPYIPSGDIEGLEPEVREHEPLLALDGEKDGLAFYRRIASEAAGYLAPRGEIYLEIGWDQGADVETVLMKAGFCGIEIIKDLTGKDRVVKAAARRLD; this comes from the coding sequence ATGGAACGGAGGACATATGGCGGGCTTTTAAAAGAAGCGGAGACATATCTCTTCGGGCATCATGTGGAGGAATGGCGCCTGGATGCCTGGTATTTGTTTTCCAGCTGCTTTTCCATGGACAGAGCTAAGTATTATATAAAAAGAGACTGTACAGCGGAGGAAGAAGAGGTGGATGCCGTAGCACAGTTTCGCGCCATGGTAGAGCGAAGAGGAGCGAGGATTCCGCTTCAGCATATTATAGGTGAACAGGAATTCATGGGACTTTCTTTCCGTGTGAATGAACATGTGCTGATTCCCCGCCAGGATACGGAGACGCTGGTGGAGCTGGTGCTGGAAGATGTAAAAAGAACGCGCGCCAGGAATGAAAGGCTGCGCGTACTGGATCTTTGCACTGGCTCTGGCTGTATTGGAATCAGCCTGGCATACTATCTGCGAATGTATCCGGAGCTGCAGGTGACGCTCAGCGATATTTCTGCCGATGCACTGCGGGTGGCACGGGATAATGTATGCCGCCTGGGCTGCGGAGACTGCTGCCGTGTTCTGCAGTCTGATCTGTTCGGGGCTTTTAAAGGAAATCCGGGTGAGCGCTTTCAGATCATCGTATCCAACCCACCGTATATCCCAAGCGGAGACATTGAGGGATTGGAGCCGGAGGTGAGGGAGCATGAGCCCTTGCTTGCCCTGGACGGTGAGAAGGACGGGCTGGCCTTTTACAGGAGGATAGCCTCGGAAGCTGCAGGATATCTGGCCCCGCGCGGAGAAATCTATCTGGAGATTGGATGGGACCAGGGAGCAGACGTGGAAACGGTACTCATGAAAGCCGGTTTTTGCGGTATAGAGATCATAAAAGATCTGACAGGAAAAGACCGGGTGGTGAAGGCCGCCGCCCGGAGACTTGATTGA